GTGCGGCAGCCCCTCTTCGGCTTCGCGCGCCTCGACTACGCGTTGCTCGGCCGCTGGGTCGGCGGGATGGCCTCCGGGCGATTCCGTCACGACGCCATCGCCCGGTCGGCCCCCGTCCGCGGCGAGCGCCTCATCGGTTGGACGGCGCACTACCTGATCGGCGTCAGCTTCGCGGCCCTGCTGCTCGCCATCTGGGGCGCGGCCTGGCTGCAGCGGCCAACCCTCGGCCCGGCACTCCTCGTCGGCATAGGCACCACGGCGGCGCCGCTGCTGATCATGCAGCCAGCCATGGGCGCCGGCATCGCCGCGTCACGGACGCCGCGCCCCAACGCGGCCCGACTGCAGAGTCTCATCACCCACACGATCTACGGCCTCGGGCTCTACCTCGCGGGCTGGCTCGATCACGCGCTCTTCGCGTCGTGACCAACACGACCACAACTCAACATAAGGAGCACACAATGCGCATCCCTACTCGCTTCGCCCCCGTTCTCTTCAGCGCCCTCCTCTCGGCCGTGATGGTCGCGATCGTCTCGGGCTATGTCCTGTTCACCACGCAGGGCATTCATCCTGGTTTGCTCGCCCAGTGGGGACACAGCTGCCTCCGGACCTGGCCGATCGCATTTCCGACAGTGTTCGTCGTCGCGCCGCTGGTCCGTCGCCTCGTGGCTCGGCTCACGATGCCTGCGGCGGTTGCAGCGCTGGTGCTGCTGCTTGCTCCCGCAGCCGCCACGGCGCAGGCCGCGTTCGTGAACGCGGGTGCCCGTCGGTGAAGCCGGCGTCCACCACCGCGCGCCGAGGCGACTGGTTGGTGCCGTCGCTGCTCCTCCTGCTGGCGCTGGTTCCGTCGGTGGCGGGTGGGGCGCGTGTGGCTGACCTCGCGCGCGGCGGACCGATCACCGAAGCAAATGCTCGATTCATGGCGATGCCGCTTCCCGTGCTGTTGCACCTGCTGGCGGCGGTGCCCTTCGGCATGGTCGGCGCGTTCCAGTTCTCGGCGGGACTGCGGCGCCGCGCGCCGCGTTGGCATCGGGCCGCGGGGTGGCTCCTGCTCCCCCTCGCCCTGCTCGTTGCGGTGACTGGACTC
The Gemmatimonadota bacterium DNA segment above includes these coding regions:
- a CDS encoding DUF2798 domain-containing protein encodes the protein MRIPTRFAPVLFSALLSAVMVAIVSGYVLFTTQGIHPGLLAQWGHSCLRTWPIAFPTVFVVAPLVRRLVARLTMPAAVAALVLLLAPAAATAQAAFVNAGARR
- a CDS encoding DUF2938 domain-containing protein, which translates into the protein MELLIHALPIGVGATLWMDLWGAVRQPLFGFARLDYALLGRWVGGMASGRFRHDAIARSAPVRGERLIGWTAHYLIGVSFAALLLAIWGAAWLQRPTLGPALLVGIGTTAAPLLIMQPAMGAGIAASRTPRPNAARLQSLITHTIYGLGLYLAGWLDHALFAS